CTCAAGCAGAGGCAAAAACATCTGAATTAAAACCAGTACCAAAATCTGAGCCTAAAAAACGAAAGGCAACAAAACCGAAAAAAGAGCAAGAACCAAAAATTGAGCTTCCAGCAGATAAAGTACACTTTACCGCAAGCGTTAAGCAGTTTGCACTTACGTACAATCCATTTAATGAAGAAAATGATGAAGTCGTCGTTCTTGAAAATGTCCAAATCATACAAGAACCGCCACTTGAACTTGGACTTGCTTGGTGCAGCCACAGTAAAACTCTTAAGAAGTTTGAATTGGCACCAGGAGATCAACTTGAATTTGACGGAAAAGTGGCAAAGAAGAAATTGGCAAAGGGTAAGGATGTAGAAGAAGAGTTCGTTGTTGATGCAGCGGTTCTATATAAAGTAAACAATCCATCTAAAATTGTTAAAAGCTAATAGTAGTGATTCTCCTCAACAGCAGTGTTGAGGAGTTTTACTTTTTTTGAGACTATACAATCTTCATCACCTTACCGAAAGGTGCTTTCGGAACAAATTCTGTCGGAACTAGCCAGTAAACCTCATAGGGTACTTGCATGTCTTCCGGTAAAAATCCTGTTAAATCGGTGATATAGAAAACGGTATCGATTTTCTCCTCTTCCGCCCATTCCAAAGCCAAGGTATAAGAAGCCTTACCATGAGTGTGATACTTAATTTCAGTGTTTTGTGTAATTGGCTCTGTAGTCCGAATTTTAAAATCAGCTTGGACGAGTGTGGTTCCAGGAGTTAGCTCTTTGAAAAATGTAACAATATTTGTGATGAGATCAATTTTTGTTTCATTTGTAGAGGTATCTACGATTAAAGCCAGTTTTTTACCTTGACGGTCCTGTATGATTTTTAGTAAATTTTTGTGCCATTTCATCCCTAGTTTTTCCCCTCTCTATCAATAGTCACAAAAATTATTATGCTCATAATGAACCTATGAATTCGATTAAAATTATTTCGTTTTATGTATAAGAAATAAAAACAGAAAATAGTTGTAGATTATCACATAGGATGTATACTTTTATTATATTAGTAGCACTATTTTTAGATGGGAGCGAATTTAATGGAAGGGAAATGGTTGATTGCAGATCGTGATCTAAATGAACGAGAGGGATTAAAATGGCTGTTAAAATCATCCTCCATACCTGTGTCCACGATACTATTAGCCTCCAATTATCAAGACTTTATCGTTACATTTGAGAAAGAGTCACCGGATATCATTTTATTAGAACTGGATATGGTTAGCAGCGATAATTGGTCTAGCTTTAGAGATTTAATACAAATCTATCAACCTATTTTGCTGTTAACAAGTGCGGAGGCTACCTTTGAAAAAGCTCGCTTAGCGATTGACCTTCAAGCCCTAGAGCTAATGATTAAACCGTTTTCTGCCACCAAGGTGAAGTCTGCTTATCAAAAAGCAACAAAAGGACTGGATAAGAAACTGGATTCGAAAGCTATTCCTCCTTTACAATTCTATAAGGAATTATCCTATGAGGCACTGTTTATTTCAGAGCGTGCAGTTTCAGAGGACTATAAAATGGCTGCGTTTAAAATTGAAAATACAAAGAACCTTGATGTCCTGTATTCATTTTTAACCGATTATCCTTTTAAAGAAATTCATGGGATATTCCCTTTAAACGATATGGTTGTTCTTTTATTTATAGAAACTTGCCAGAATAGTAAAGAACAGTGCCAAAAGGCAATGAGAAAATGGGAAGAGGAATTCTCTGACACGCTTGCTATTGTGGTACGTAACAATAAATTACCACAAGAATGCCTTAAAGAAAAATTTATAGAAACGCAGAAAATGCTGGAATTTACCTATTATCATGGCTATCGGCAAATTGTGGAGTTTAAGTATACTCCTGAATGGATACATATCGATCCTTTTTTGGCACCCCCTGAACAAAGGGTATGGGTGGACATGCTAGCAAATCATGATATAGAAGGTATAAAAAAATGGCTTTATGATGAATTTCTCCAATTGGAAGATCCTTATCCAGATCCAGGATTGGTAAGAATTAGGCTAACGAGCATCTTAGCGCAAATAAGACGCTTTATGAAAACCTATGATTTAGACGAACAGCAAAATTATGAAAAAGAGTACCGCTATATCTTTCATTCCATTTTGTATGATAGTGTGCTCTATCGGTCAGTACAAAATTTAATCTTATTTGTTCAAAAATTATTTTTAGCAGCAGGCTCTAATCCCCAGTTGTTCAAACAAGACCTCGTAGAGCGAGGAATTGCATTTATTGAGTCCCATTTTGCTAACAAGGATCTAAAGCTAGAGGATGTGGCAAAGTATGTCGACAGAAATCCATCATATTTTAGCCATTTGCTCATTTCAAAAACAGGTAAAGGCTTTACGGACATCCTTTCAGGTATAAGACTAAAGGAAGCGAAAAGGTACTTGCTTGAATCCAATAAGCCAGTAAAGGAAGTAGCACTGTTGGTGGGTTTTCATAATCCCAATTACTTTAGCAGAATCTTTAAAGAGGTATTCGGAGTAACGCCGAGAGAATATAGGATGAATAAAAAGTGATAAGACCTAGAACATACTGGGTCTTATTTTTTTTTATGGCTGTGTTAAAGGTAAATGTGGATATAAGAAAGTTGATTTGTGCGGAAGGCGCGAGACTCCTCGAAAATGCTATCATATTTTCTTCGTGCGTGGGCAGATTCGAGGAAGTAAATCAATGTCCTGCAGGAGGACGGGACAGTGTAGACCACGCAGGCGCTTTAGCGGCGAGGTGGCTTCCCGAACCGCCTCGTGACAGGCATAGACGGCCTGTCACTGCGGTGATTATTCAAAGAAGCTATCCTTAGTGGAGCACAAATCAACAGCCCGATTCAACATAGCTTTTCTAATAAAAGTATACTTTTCTAAAAATAATATAGTTATAGGCTAAAAATAAACGAGTTATATAGAGAAATAGTGCTAATTTTCTAATGATTGATTTGTATTTTTCAGAAGATTATATTTTTATAATAAAGGAGAGATAAAAGACATAGAGGAGTGAATAGTATGGAAGCTAGTACATCTAAATCAAGAGTAATTAAGAATTATAAAGGGACAGAATTACATGCTAAGGGCTGGATTCAAGAGGCTGCACTAAGAATGTTAATGAACAATCTTGACCAAGAAGTAGCAGAGAGACCAGAGGATTTAGTGGTGTATGGTGGAATTGGGAAGGCGGCACGTAATTGGGAATCCTACGATGCAATTGTAAAATCACTCCTAGAATTAGAAAATGATGAAACATTATTAATTCAATCAGGTAAACCTGTTGCAGTTTTCAAATCACATAAGGACGCACCTCGTGTGTTGCTGGCAAACTCCAATTTAGTTCCTGCCTGGGCAAACTGGGAGCATTTCCATGAGTTAGATAAAAAAGGGTTAATGATGTACGGACAAATGACAGCGGGCAGCTGGATTTATATTGGAACGCAAGGTATTGTCCAAGGAACCTACGAAACGTTCGCGGAGCTGGCACGACAAGAATTCAGCGGATCACTAAAGCATACCATTACTTTAACTGCCGGTCTTGGAGGCATGGGTGGCGCACAGCCGTTAGCTGTAACCATGAATGATGGAGTTTGTCTGGCGATTGATGTTGATGAAACTAGAGTCGATCGAAGAATTGAAACCGCTTACCTCGACGTAAAAACGAGCGATTTAGAAGAGGCTATTAATCTTGCATTGGAGGCAAGAAAGGCTGGCAAGGCGTTATCAATCGGTTTGATTGGAAACGCTGCTGAGCTCTTGCCGATTATGATTGAAAAAGGGTTTATCCCGGATGTGTTAACTGACCAAACTTCTGCTCATGATCCGTTAAATGGTTATGTTCCAGTTGGTTACAGCTTAGCAGAAGCAAGGGATCTTAGAAAAAATGACTCTGTAAAATATATAAAACTTTCGAAGCAAAGCATGGCCATCCATGTAAAGGCTATGCTGAAGATGCAGGAAAAAGGTGCTATAACCTTTGACTATGGTAATAACATTCGTCAGGTGGCGAAGGACGAGGGAGTAGAAAATGCGTTTGATTTTCCAGGCTTCGTGCCAGCGTATATCCGTCCATTATTCTGCGAAGGAAAAGGACCCTTCCGCTGGGCGGCATTGTCAGGGGATTCTGAGGATATTCGTAAAATTGATGAAGTGCTACTTTGTGAATTTAAGGATGATGAGCATCTTTGTAAATGGGTAAGAATGGCACAGGAAAAAATTAGCTTCCAAGGGCTTCCGGCTCGTATTTGCTGGCTTGGATATGGAGATCGTGCGCGCTTAGGGAAAATCATTAATGACCTGGTTGCCTCTGGTGAAGTATCGGCACCGATTGTTATTGGCCGTGATCACTTAGATGCAGGCTCTGTTGCATCCCCTAACCGGGAAACAGAAGGAATGAAGGATGGAAGTGACGCCGTTTCTGACTGGCCAATTCTCAATGCCATGATTAATGCAGTCGGAGGTGCCAGCTGGGTTTCCCTTCACCATGGCGGCGGAGTAGGTATGGGATATTCTCAGCATTCCGGAATGGTCATTGTGGCAGATGGTACAAAGGATGCAGAAGTTCGTTTGCAACGGGTATTAACAACAGATCCTGGTATGGGCGTTGTTCGTCATGCTGATGCAGGATATGAGCTAGCGATTAAGACAGCAAAGGAAAAAGGCATCAAAATGCCAATGCTGAATCAAGACTAAGAGGTGATAGGGTTGGCTAAACCAATTTTTATTAGAAATGCTTCTCAGCTCGTGACATTACAGGGAAGTTCACAGGCTCCCCTTGTAAAGGAAGCGATGTCTGAGCTTGGTGTGATTGAAAATGGCAGTGTATGGATTGAGAACGGAGTCATCTGTGCTGTAGATAAAGATGAAGTACTCTTTGAAAAATATCAAGACCGTCTAAGTGAAGCTGAGATTGTGGATGCAAGTGGAAAGCTTGTAACACCAGGTCTTGTAGACCCTCATACCCATCTTGTTTTTGCTGGAAGCAGGGAAAATGAGTTTAATATGAGGCTGCAAGGAGCCACCTACATGGAAATCATGAATAGCGGCGGCGGGATTCATGCCACGACTAGAAGAACAAAGTCAGCCTCTCATGAAGAGCTTTTTGAAGAAAGCTTTGAACGCTTAAATCAATTCCTGCGTCACGGCGTGACAACAGTTGAAGCGAAAAGCGGCTATGGGATGGAGTGGGAAACGGAGCTTAAACAGCTTGAAGTCGCGAAATTGCTCAATGAAAAGCACGTCATCGATGTTGTTTCTACCTTTATGGGCGCACACGCCGTTCCAAAAGAGTATAAAGAGAATCCAGATCAATTTGTGGAGCTGCTCATAAATGAAATGATTCCAAAGGTGGCGGCGCTGGGATTGGCAGAATTCAATGATGTTTTTTGTGAGCATGGTGTATTTACCCCTGAACAATCAAAGCGGATTCTAGAGGCAGGGAAGCGTCACGGATTAATGGCTAAGATTCATGCGGATGAAATCGAGCCATATGAGGGAGCTGAATTAGCTGCCGAGGTGGGGGCGATATCTGCAGACCATTTATTAAGAGCGTCTGAGAATGGAATGAAGGCGATGGCTGAAAAAGGTGTGGTCGGCGTGCTGCTCCCGGGAACCGCTTACTTTTTAATGGCGGATTCAGCAAATGGTAGAAAAATGATTGATTTAGGTGTGCCGGTTGCATTATCGACCGACTGTAACCCTGGCTCATCCCCAACAGTGTCTTTACCGTTTATTATGAATCTTGGCTGTTTGAAAATGGGGATGACGCCTGCAGAGGTGATTACTGCCGCGACGATCAATGCTGCACATGCAATTAATCGCGGCCTAGAAATTGGCAGTTTAGAGGTTGGTAAAAAAGCCGACATCACGATATTTAGTGTTGATAATTATATGAAACTTCAATACTCATATGGGGTTAATCATACGCATACAGTCGTGAAGTCTGGAAAGGTAGTTGTTAGGGGAGGTCAATTAGTTGAAGAACTTTCTCTATCCAAAAATGAATCCTTCTAGTTTTATGTGGGTAAGGCCTGAAAATGGGGCAGGGTTGAAGGTTCATGAATGGATTCAGCCAATTACTGCTTTGACTGACCCTGAAAAGTGCAAGGACGCCGAGGTTGTCATCCTCGGTGTTCCTTTGTCCCGTTCATCGATTAGTGCTTCAGGTGCTTCAGAATTTCCCGAAGCCTTCAGACGCTCATGGCGGGGCTTTGCTACTTATAATCTAGATGATGATGTCGATTTGTCTGAAATGACTGCACTTGATGCAGGAGACGTTCCTATGCATGTTACGGATATTGCTAAGTGTCATGAGAATATTGTTGAAGCATCAGCAGCTATTTATACGCATTTCTTTAATTCGAAGGTTTGTGCCATTGGTGGAGACCACTCCATCACAGCGATGATGGTGAAGGGAATGAATCAGGCAAAGCCTTCAGAAAAAATTGGGATATTGCAATTCGACACCCATTTTGATTTACGGGATTTGTCAGATAATGGACCTTCTAACGGAACACCCATGCGAAATTTAATTGAGAGCGGTGTGGTAGTAGGGAACAATATGTACAACATTGGTCTCCATGGATTTTTTAATACCAAGGATTTAAAACAGTATGCAGATGAAAAAGGAGTCAACTATTTTACACTCCGTAAAGCTAGAAAAAAGGGAATAGAAGAAACCGTTCTGCAATGCTTAGAAGAGTTATCTTCAAAGGTTGATACCATTTATTTAACAGTAGATATGGACGTGTTAGATATTGCCTATGCTCCAGGGGTACCGGCATCAACGCCGGGGGGCATGACAACAGAAGAACTGCTAGAAGGGGTACTAGCAGCAGGTCGTCATCCAAAAGTAAAAGCAATGGACATCGTCTGTCTAGATCCGCAAAAAGACACACAAGTCCAGCCAACAGTGAAACTCGGAACTCACGTATTCCTAACTTTCCTTACGGGAGTCATGCTTCGACAAAGTGCTAGCAACTAGATAGCAGTTGATATCGAATTGATAGCTACGGTGACAGGCACCACAAAAAGACATTTCATCCAAATTGTCCACCTCGGGTGGACAATTTGGATGAAATTAGGATGGTAAATTATACTAGGGGGATGGGTATGGGTGCACCGAATCTTAAGATAAAAGTAGAACCAGATGCTAAACAAATTTATTCTACTAAAAATATTCTGAAATTTTTGATTTATAGTTTAATTGGAAGTTTTATGTTTTTTATTCCTATTACCTTAAATAATGTTTCGTCAATTCCTATTGATCATATGGTAACGT
This Neobacillus sp. YX16 DNA region includes the following protein-coding sequences:
- the hutI gene encoding imidazolonepropionase, producing MAKPIFIRNASQLVTLQGSSQAPLVKEAMSELGVIENGSVWIENGVICAVDKDEVLFEKYQDRLSEAEIVDASGKLVTPGLVDPHTHLVFAGSRENEFNMRLQGATYMEIMNSGGGIHATTRRTKSASHEELFEESFERLNQFLRHGVTTVEAKSGYGMEWETELKQLEVAKLLNEKHVIDVVSTFMGAHAVPKEYKENPDQFVELLINEMIPKVAALGLAEFNDVFCEHGVFTPEQSKRILEAGKRHGLMAKIHADEIEPYEGAELAAEVGAISADHLLRASENGMKAMAEKGVVGVLLPGTAYFLMADSANGRKMIDLGVPVALSTDCNPGSSPTVSLPFIMNLGCLKMGMTPAEVITAATINAAHAINRGLEIGSLEVGKKADITIFSVDNYMKLQYSYGVNHTHTVVKSGKVVVRGGQLVEELSLSKNESF
- the hutU gene encoding urocanate hydratase translates to MEASTSKSRVIKNYKGTELHAKGWIQEAALRMLMNNLDQEVAERPEDLVVYGGIGKAARNWESYDAIVKSLLELENDETLLIQSGKPVAVFKSHKDAPRVLLANSNLVPAWANWEHFHELDKKGLMMYGQMTAGSWIYIGTQGIVQGTYETFAELARQEFSGSLKHTITLTAGLGGMGGAQPLAVTMNDGVCLAIDVDETRVDRRIETAYLDVKTSDLEEAINLALEARKAGKALSIGLIGNAAELLPIMIEKGFIPDVLTDQTSAHDPLNGYVPVGYSLAEARDLRKNDSVKYIKLSKQSMAIHVKAMLKMQEKGAITFDYGNNIRQVAKDEGVENAFDFPGFVPAYIRPLFCEGKGPFRWAALSGDSEDIRKIDEVLLCEFKDDEHLCKWVRMAQEKISFQGLPARICWLGYGDRARLGKIINDLVASGEVSAPIVIGRDHLDAGSVASPNRETEGMKDGSDAVSDWPILNAMINAVGGASWVSLHHGGGVGMGYSQHSGMVIVADGTKDAEVRLQRVLTTDPGMGVVRHADAGYELAIKTAKEKGIKMPMLNQD
- a CDS encoding VWA-like domain-containing protein codes for the protein MKWHKNLLKIIQDRQGKKLALIVDTSTNETKIDLITNIVTFFKELTPGTTLVQADFKIRTTEPITQNTEIKYHTHGKASYTLALEWAEEEKIDTVFYITDLTGFLPEDMQVPYEVYWLVPTEFVPKAPFGKVMKIV
- a CDS encoding helix-turn-helix domain-containing protein, with protein sequence MEGKWLIADRDLNEREGLKWLLKSSSIPVSTILLASNYQDFIVTFEKESPDIILLELDMVSSDNWSSFRDLIQIYQPILLLTSAEATFEKARLAIDLQALELMIKPFSATKVKSAYQKATKGLDKKLDSKAIPPLQFYKELSYEALFISERAVSEDYKMAAFKIENTKNLDVLYSFLTDYPFKEIHGIFPLNDMVVLLFIETCQNSKEQCQKAMRKWEEEFSDTLAIVVRNNKLPQECLKEKFIETQKMLEFTYYHGYRQIVEFKYTPEWIHIDPFLAPPEQRVWVDMLANHDIEGIKKWLYDEFLQLEDPYPDPGLVRIRLTSILAQIRRFMKTYDLDEQQNYEKEYRYIFHSILYDSVLYRSVQNLILFVQKLFLAAGSNPQLFKQDLVERGIAFIESHFANKDLKLEDVAKYVDRNPSYFSHLLISKTGKGFTDILSGIRLKEAKRYLLESNKPVKEVALLVGFHNPNYFSRIFKEVFGVTPREYRMNKK
- a CDS encoding agmatinase family protein, whose protein sequence is MNPSSFMWVRPENGAGLKVHEWIQPITALTDPEKCKDAEVVILGVPLSRSSISASGASEFPEAFRRSWRGFATYNLDDDVDLSEMTALDAGDVPMHVTDIAKCHENIVEASAAIYTHFFNSKVCAIGGDHSITAMMVKGMNQAKPSEKIGILQFDTHFDLRDLSDNGPSNGTPMRNLIESGVVVGNNMYNIGLHGFFNTKDLKQYADEKGVNYFTLRKARKKGIEETVLQCLEELSSKVDTIYLTVDMDVLDIAYAPGVPASTPGGMTTEELLEGVLAAGRHPKVKAMDIVCLDPQKDTQVQPTVKLGTHVFLTFLTGVMLRQSASN